A genomic segment from Lutzomyia longipalpis isolate SR_M1_2022 chromosome 3, ASM2433408v1 encodes:
- the LOC129791942 gene encoding probable GDP-L-fucose synthase, producing MKRNILVTGGTGLVGKAIESIVKGKDSEDNFLFLSSKCCDLTSLSDTRRLFDEFRPTHVIHLAAMVGGLFHNMNNNLDFLRKNMQINDNVLALCHEFNVKKVVSCLSTCIFPDKTTYPIDETMVHNGPPHDSNYGYSYAKRLIDITNRAYHDQFGHTFTSVIPCNVFGPHDNFKPGVSHVIPGMIHRLYEVIRNPDIPEEEKIFTVFGTGKPLRQFIYSLDLARLFLWTLDHYESVDPLILSVDEEDEVSISDVAKSIAKAFDFRGKIEFDTTKADGQFKKTASNRKLRGLLPDFQFTPFDEAIQASVTWYRENYENARK from the exons ATGAAGCGAAATATCCTTGTAACTGGTGGCACTGGGCTGGTTGGGAAAGCCATTGAGAGCATCGTAAAAGGAAAGGATTCTGAGGATAATTTCCTGTTTCTGAGTTCCAAATGCTGCGATTTAAC GAGCCTCAGCGACACTCGGAGGTTGTTTGATGAATTCAGGCCAACCCACGTCATCCACTTGGCTGCAATGGTTGGTGGGCTTTTCCACAATATGAATAACAATTTGGATTTTCTG AGAAAGAATATGCAGATAAACGACAATGTCCTGGCGCTTTGTCACGAATTCAACGTTAAGAAGGTAGTGTCATGCCTCTCAACGTGCATCTTCCCGGACAAAACAACGTACCCCATTGATGAGACAATGGTGCACAATGGGCCACCGCATGATTCCAATTACGGCTACAGCTACGCCAAGAGGTTGATTGATATTACCAATCGTGCGTATCACGACCAATTTGGGCACACCTTCACCTCCGTCATACCCTGCAATGTCTTTGGTCCGCATGATAATTTCAAGCCGGGCGTAAGTCACGTTATTCCGGGAATGATTCATCGCCTCTATGAAGTAATCCGAAATCCCGACATTCCGGAAGAGGAGAAAATCTTCACTGTCTTTGGCACAGGGAAGCCATTAAGGCAATTTATCTACTCCTTGGACCTCGCACGACTCTTTCTATGGACACTGGATCACTACGAAAGCGTTGACCCACTCATCTTATCCGTAGACGAGGAGGATGAGGTCTCCATAAGTGATGTAGCCAAATCCATTGCGAAAGCTTTTGATTTTcggggaaaaattgaatttgacaCAACAAAAGCGGATGGGCAGTTCAAGAAAACAGCTTCAAACAGGAAATTAAGAGGGCTGCTGCCTGATTTCCAATTTACCCCATTTGATGAAGCTATTCAGGCCTCCGTAACGTGGTACAGGGAAAACTatgaaaatgcaagaaaatga